The following coding sequences are from one Delphinus delphis chromosome 17, mDelDel1.2, whole genome shotgun sequence window:
- the JRK gene encoding jerky protein homolog, whose translation MASKPAAGRTPGEKRKRVVLTLKEKMDICRRLEKGESRKALMQEYNVGMSTLYDIRAHKAQLLRFFASSDSDKALAHRRTLHTPKLERLDRVLYEWFLVKRAEGVPVSGPTLIEKAKDFYEQMQLTEPCVFSGGWLWRFKARHGIKKLDASSEKQAADHQAAEQFCGFFRSLTAEHGLSPEQVYNADETGLFWRSSPSPSPEGGAVPGPKQNKDRLSVLMCANATGSHRIKPLVVGKCGGPKAVQGIQHLPVAYKAQGNAWVDKEIFTDWFHHIFVPAVKEHFRAVALPEDSKAILLLDGSRAHPREADLVSENIFTIFLPASVTSLIQPMDQGIRRDFMRNFVTPRGTLQAFTPRCSVHDAVLDVACAWNAVPGAVFSRAWRKLWPEVTLVEGSSSEEEPERLRTKPPDQTFVHIPRLGGGAPARLGSTATGSPELAEAGVGDEAAWEQAAASFDAVVRFAEGQPCFSAQEVGQLRALRSVFGRRQQAQRCRALRAAVKLEAPWEHAGPRGAPPRSPLPGSSTAGEA comes from the coding sequence ATGGCCTCCAAGCCGGCTGCCGGGAGGACCCCGGGGGAGAAGCGCAAGAGGGTGGTGCTGACCCTGAAGGAGAAGATGGACATCTGCCGGCGCCTGGAGAAGGGGGAGAGCAGGAAGGCGCTGATGCAGGAGTACAACGTGGGCATGTCCACCCTGTACGACATCAGGGCCCAcaaggcccagctgctccgcttcTTCGCCAGCTCCGACTCGGACAAGGCCCTGGCGCACCGGCGCACGCTGCACACGCCCAAGCTTGAGCGCCTGGACCGCGTGCTGTACGAGTGGTTCCTGGTGAAGCGCGCCGAGGGCGTGCCCGTCTCGGGCCCCACGCTCATTGAAAAGGCCAAGGACTTCTACGAGCAGATGCAGCTGACCGAGCCCTGCGTGTTTTCTGGCGGCTGGCTCTGGCGTTTTAAGGCCAGACACGGCATCAAGAAGCTGGACGCGTCCAGCGAGAAACAGGCGGCCGACCACCAGGCTGCAGAGCAGTTCTGTGGCTTCTTCCGGAGCTTAACCGCCGAGCACGGCCTGTCCCCCGAGCAGGTGTACAACGCCGATGAGACCGGCCTCTTCTGGCGCAGCTCGCCCAGTCCCAGCCCAGAGGGCGGGGCGGTGCCCGGCCCCAAGCAGAACAAGGACAGGCTGAGCGTGCTCATGTGTGCCAACGCCACGGGCTCCCACAGGATCAAACCCTTGGTGGTCGGGAAATGCGGCGGCCCCAAGGCGGTCCAGGGCATCCAGCACCTGCCTGTCGCGTACAAGGCCCAAGGTAACGCGTGGGTGGACAAGGAGATTTTTACTGACTGGTTCCATCACATCTTTGTGCCCGCGGTGAAGGAGCACTTCCGAGCCGTGGCTCTGCCCGAAGACAGCAAGGCCATCCTCCTGCTGGACGGCTCCCGCGCCCACCCGCGGGAGGCCGACTTAGTTTCGGAGAACATTTTCACCATCTTCCTGCCCGCCAGCGTCACCTCCCTGATCCAGCCCATGGACCAGGGCATTCGCAGGGATTTCATGAGGAACTTCGTCACCCCTCGCGGCACGCTGCAGGCCTTCACCCCCCGATGCAGCGTGCACGATGCCGTGCTCGACGTGGCCTGCGCCTGGAACGCGGTGCCGGGCGCCGTCTTTAGCCGGGCCTGGAGGAAGCTGTGGCCCGAGGTCACGCTCGTCGAAGGCTCGTCTTCAGAGGAGGAGCCCGAGCGCCTCAGGACGAAGCCTCCCGACCAGACCTTCGTGCACATCCCCAGGCTCGGGGGAGGCGCCCCGGCCCGCCTTGGGAGCACGGCCACGGGGAGTCCCGAGCTGGCCGAGGCGGGGGTGGGTGACGAGGCGGCCTGGGAGCAGGCGGCTGCATCCTTCGACGCCGTGGTGCGCTTTGCGGAGGGGCAGCCCTGCTTCTCGGCCCAGGAGGTGGGCCAGCTGCGCGCGCTGCGCTCCGTGTTCGGCAGGCGGCAGCAGGCGCAGCGGTGCAGGGCCCTCAGGGCCGCAGTCAAGCTCGAGGCGCCCTGGGAGCACGCTGGGCCTCGCGGCGCCCCGCCTCGCTCCCCTCTGCCCGGCTCGTCCACAGCGGGTGAGGCCTGA
- the ARC gene encoding activity-regulated cytoskeleton-associated protein, translating into MELDQRTTGGLHAYPAPRGGPVAKPNVILQIGKCRAEMLEHVRRTHRHLLTEVSKQVERELKGLHRSVGKLESNLDGYVPTGDSQRWRKSIKACLCRCQETIANLERWVKREMHVWREVFYRLERWADRLESMGGKYPVGSNPSRHTTSVGVGGPESYGHEADTYDYTVSPYAITPPPATGELPGQEAVEAQQYPPWGLGEDGQPSPGVDTQIFEDPREFLSHLEEYLRQVGGSEEYWLSQIQNHMNGPAKKWWEYKQGSVKNWVEFKKEFLQYSEGALSREAVQRELDLPQKQGEPLDQFLWRKRDLYQTLYVDADEEEIIQYVVGTLQPKLKRFLRPPLPKTLEQLIQKGMEVEDGLEQVAEPASPHLPTEEESEALTPALTSESVASDRTQPE; encoded by the coding sequence ATGGAGCTGGACCAAAGGACGACCGGCGGCCTCCACGCCTACCCCGCGCCCCGCGGCGGGCCGGTGGCCAAGCCCAACGTGATCCTGCAGATCGGGAAGTGCCGGGCGGAGATGCTGGAGCACGTGCGGAGGACCCACCGGCACCTGCTGACCGAGGTGTCCAAGCAGGTGGAGCGGGAGCTGAAGGGGCTGCACCGCTCGGTGGGCAAGTTGGAGAGCAACCTGGACGGGTACGTGCCCACGGGCGACTCACAGCGCTGGAGGAAGTCCATCAAGGCCTGCCTGTGTCGCTGCCAGGAGACCATCGCCAACCTGGAGCGCTGGGTCAAGCGGGAGATGCACGTGTGGCGGGAGGTCTTCTACCGGCTGGAGAGGTGGGCCGACCGCCTGGAGTCCATGGGCGGCAAGTACCCGGTTGGCAGCAACCCCTCCCGCCACACCACCTCCGTAGGTGTCGGGGGTCCCGAGAGCTACGGCCACGAGGCTGACACCTACGACTACACGGTCAGCCCCTATGCCATCACCCCACCACCGGCCACAGGTGAGCTGCCCGGACAAGAGGCGGTGGAGGCCCAGCAGTACCCAccctgggggctgggagaggacGGGCAGCCAAGCCCTGGCGTGGACACGCAGATCTTCGAGGACCCGCGGGAGTTCCTCAGCCACCTGGAGGAGTACCTGCGCCAGGTGGGCGGCTCCGAGGAGTACTGGCTGTCACAGATCCAGAACCACATGAATGGGCCGGCCAAGAAGTGGTGGGAGTACAAGCAGGGCTCAGTGAAGAACTGGGTGGAATTCAAGAAGGAGTTCCTGCAGTACAGCGAGGGCGCGCTGTCGCGAGAGGCCGTGCAGCGTGAGCTGGACCTGCCGCAGAAGCAGGGAGAGCCGCTGGACCAGTTCCTGTGGCGCAAGCGGGACCTGTACCAGACGCTGTACGTGGATGCCGACGAAGAGGAGATCATCCAGTACGTGGTGGGCACCCTGCAGCCCAAGCTCAAGCGCTTCCTGCGGCCCCCGCTGCCCAAGACCCTGGAGCAGCTCATCCAGAAGGGCATGGAGGTGGAGGACGGCCTGGAGCAGGTGGCCGAGCCcgccagcccccacctgcccaccGAGGAGGAGAGCGAGGCCCTCACGCCGGCCCTCACCAGCGAGTCTGTAGCCAGTGACCGGACCCAGCCCGAATAG